The Trichocoleus sp. FACHB-46 genome has a segment encoding these proteins:
- a CDS encoding ABC-F family ATP-binding cassette domain-containing protein, with translation MLRLERISKIYPTGEVLKDVSWEVKPGDRIGLVGVNGAGKSTQLKIIAGEMEPTTGEIIRPSSLRIAHLTQEFDVNPSRTVREEMWQAFEEANQAHTALSEIHRQMETATPEELDVLIRKMDRFQRQFEALDGYGLEAQIEKILPEIGFEPEDGDRLVSAFSGGWQMRMSLGKILLQSPDLLLLDEPTNHLDLETIEWLETYLKGLTTPLVIVSHDREFLDRLCTQIVETERGVSTTYLGNYSAYLQQKSELRDAQLSAYERQQKELDKQQTFVDRFRASATRSTQAKSREKQLEKIERIEAPTGDVRTLHFRFPPAPRSGREVVMIEDLVHTYDEKILFLGAELLIERGDRVAFLGPNGAGKSTVLRIIMGMEQATEGSVKLGDHNVIPSYFEQNQAEALDLNKTVMETIHDEVPDWKNEEVRTLLGRFLFSGDTVYKRVEALSGGEKARLALAKMLLRPANLLILDEPTNHLDIPAKEMLEEALQNYDGTAIIVSHDRYFISQVANKIVEIRDGEFRVYLGDYHYYLDKVAEEKEKDQLAAIEAEKAAKVAAKREKQKEKEKAKKTQAQA, from the coding sequence ATGCTACGGTTAGAGCGTATTAGCAAAATTTACCCCACTGGCGAAGTTCTAAAGGATGTTAGCTGGGAGGTCAAACCGGGCGATCGCATTGGTTTAGTTGGGGTAAACGGGGCAGGAAAATCGACCCAGTTAAAGATTATTGCAGGGGAGATGGAGCCGACAACGGGTGAGATTATCCGACCTTCTAGCTTGCGGATTGCTCATCTCACCCAAGAGTTTGATGTGAATCCATCTCGGACTGTCCGAGAAGAGATGTGGCAAGCTTTTGAAGAGGCGAACCAAGCTCATACGGCATTGTCAGAAATCCATCGGCAAATGGAAACTGCCACTCCAGAAGAACTAGATGTACTGATCCGCAAGATGGATCGGTTCCAACGGCAGTTTGAAGCCCTGGATGGCTACGGTTTAGAAGCGCAAATCGAGAAAATTTTACCAGAGATCGGTTTTGAACCCGAAGATGGCGATCGCTTAGTCAGCGCCTTTAGCGGGGGTTGGCAGATGCGGATGAGTTTGGGCAAAATCTTGCTCCAGTCGCCTGATCTCTTGCTACTAGACGAGCCGACGAACCACCTAGATCTAGAAACGATTGAGTGGTTGGAAACTTACCTTAAAGGGCTGACCACGCCGCTGGTGATTGTTTCGCATGACCGAGAGTTTTTAGATCGCCTCTGCACTCAGATTGTAGAAACGGAGCGCGGAGTTTCTACCACCTACTTGGGAAACTACTCCGCTTATTTACAGCAGAAATCTGAGCTGCGCGATGCTCAACTCAGTGCCTACGAGCGTCAGCAAAAAGAGCTTGATAAGCAGCAAACTTTTGTGGATCGTTTCCGTGCTAGTGCAACTCGTAGCACTCAGGCTAAGAGCCGTGAAAAGCAATTAGAAAAAATAGAGCGGATCGAAGCTCCCACTGGGGATGTGCGAACCCTCCATTTCCGGTTCCCCCCTGCTCCCCGCAGTGGTCGAGAAGTAGTGATGATTGAAGATTTAGTCCATACCTATGACGAGAAGATCCTCTTTCTAGGGGCAGAACTGCTGATCGAACGGGGCGATCGCGTAGCTTTCCTGGGGCCAAATGGAGCTGGCAAATCGACAGTTCTCCGCATCATTATGGGCATGGAGCAGGCGACTGAGGGTAGCGTTAAGTTAGGGGATCATAACGTTATTCCCAGCTACTTTGAGCAAAATCAAGCTGAAGCACTAGACCTTAATAAGACTGTCATGGAAACCATTCATGACGAGGTTCCTGACTGGAAAAATGAGGAAGTTCGGACATTATTAGGGCGATTTCTATTTAGTGGAGACACCGTTTATAAGCGAGTAGAAGCATTGAGCGGAGGCGAGAAAGCCCGTCTAGCTCTGGCTAAGATGCTTTTGCGTCCTGCTAATCTGCTGATTTTAGATGAGCCTACCAATCACCTCGATATTCCAGCTAAAGAAATGCTAGAAGAGGCGCTGCAAAACTATGATGGGACGGCAATTATTGTCTCGCACGATCGCTATTTCATCTCCCAAGTCGCCAACAAAATTGTGGAAATTCGAGACGGAGAATTTCGAGTTTATTTAGGAGATTATCACTACTATTTAGATAAGGTTGCTGAAGAAAAAGAAAAGGATCAGCTCGCTGCCATTGAAGCTGAAAAAGCGGCCAAAGTAGCAGCAAAACGGGAAAAGCAAAAAGAGAAAGAGAAGGCTAAAAAAACGCAGGCTCAAGCTTAA
- the gpmI gene encoding 2,3-bisphosphoglycerate-independent phosphoglycerate mutase — protein sequence MAQAPVSPVVLVILDGWGYREETDGNAIAAAKTPVMNSLWAAYPRTLIRTSGKDVGLPEGQMGNSEVGHLNIGAGRIVPQELVRISDAVEDGTLLSNPALLKACQAVKQGGSKLHLVGLCSEGGVHSHLNHLFGLLDLAKEQGIADVCIHAITDGRDTQPMDGKGAIQSLQAYIQRTGTGRIVTISGRYYSMDRDHRWDRVQRVYDVMTNDGPGDGRSALEVLLAAYAEGTTDEFLLPTRIAPGAIAPGDGVIFFNFRPDRARQLTQAFVDPNFKGFEREQIQPLTFATFTQYDSSLQVLVAFEPQNLSNILGEVIASHGLHQFRTAETEKYAHVTYFFNGGIEEPFAGEDRELVPSPMVPTYDRAPAMSAEEVTNVAIAAIEKRIYSLVVINYANPDMVGHTGQIEATVQALQTVDRCLGRLLESIGQAGGTALITADHGNAEYMRDEQGSAWTAHTTNPVPFIVVEGEGLKIPGHGTEVSLRSDGRLADIAPTILDILKLPQPPEMTGRSMIQPATIDVRANRTPVRVSL from the coding sequence ATGGCGCAAGCACCTGTTTCTCCGGTGGTGCTAGTCATCTTAGACGGTTGGGGATACCGGGAAGAAACTGATGGCAATGCCATTGCCGCTGCCAAAACACCCGTGATGAACAGCTTGTGGGCTGCTTACCCCAGAACTTTGATTCGTACGTCTGGGAAAGATGTCGGCCTGCCGGAAGGCCAAATGGGCAACTCCGAGGTTGGTCATCTCAATATTGGTGCGGGTCGCATTGTCCCTCAGGAGTTGGTGCGGATCTCAGATGCGGTTGAAGATGGCACTCTACTCAGCAACCCAGCTTTATTGAAGGCTTGTCAAGCGGTGAAGCAAGGGGGCAGCAAGCTGCATTTGGTAGGGCTGTGCTCCGAAGGGGGAGTGCACTCTCATCTCAACCATCTGTTTGGCTTGTTAGACCTAGCCAAGGAGCAAGGCATCGCTGATGTCTGTATCCATGCTATTACTGACGGTCGCGATACACAGCCGATGGATGGGAAAGGGGCAATCCAAAGTCTCCAAGCCTACATCCAGCGTACGGGTACGGGTCGCATTGTTACGATTAGCGGTCGCTACTACAGCATGGATCGCGATCATCGTTGGGATCGAGTCCAGCGCGTTTATGACGTGATGACGAATGATGGTCCTGGAGACGGGCGTTCGGCACTAGAAGTGCTACTAGCTGCTTACGCAGAAGGCACAACGGACGAGTTTTTATTACCCACTCGGATTGCGCCAGGAGCGATCGCGCCGGGAGATGGAGTTATCTTCTTCAACTTCCGTCCCGATCGGGCACGTCAACTCACTCAAGCCTTTGTTGATCCCAACTTCAAAGGATTCGAGCGGGAGCAGATTCAACCGCTCACCTTTGCGACCTTTACTCAATACGACTCAAGTCTGCAAGTGCTCGTAGCGTTTGAGCCGCAGAACCTTAGCAATATCTTGGGCGAAGTGATTGCCAGTCACGGCTTGCATCAGTTCCGCACTGCTGAAACTGAAAAGTATGCTCACGTCACCTACTTCTTCAATGGGGGCATTGAGGAGCCATTTGCTGGCGAAGACCGAGAATTGGTGCCCAGCCCAATGGTGCCAACTTATGATCGCGCCCCCGCCATGTCTGCTGAAGAAGTCACTAATGTAGCGATCGCCGCGATTGAAAAGCGGATTTATTCGTTAGTAGTGATCAATTATGCTAACCCTGACATGGTCGGTCATACAGGCCAGATTGAAGCGACAGTCCAAGCGTTGCAAACAGTGGACCGATGTTTGGGCCGTTTGCTAGAGAGTATCGGCCAAGCGGGAGGCACCGCGCTGATTACGGCTGACCACGGCAACGCTGAGTATATGCGAGATGAGCAGGGCAGCGCTTGGACCGCTCACACAACAAATCCAGTTCCCTTTATTGTGGTAGAAGGGGAGGGACTAAAAATTCCAGGTCATGGGACAGAAGTTTCCCTGCGATCAGATGGTCGCTTAGCGGACATTGCCCCAACCATTTTGGATATTTTGAAGCTGCCACAGCCACCCGAAATGACAGGTCGTTCGATGATTCAGCCAGCCACGATTGATGTGCGAGCGAACCGAACTCCTGTGCGAGTGTCTTTATAG
- the secG gene encoding preprotein translocase subunit SecG, with product MTLTYIIQAIWALSALGLIILVLLHSPKGDGLGGIGGQAQLFTSTKSAETTLNRVTWTLVVVFMALTVGLSAGWFNR from the coding sequence ATGACACTAACTTACATCATTCAGGCAATCTGGGCCTTGTCGGCGCTCGGCCTCATTATTTTGGTTCTCCTCCACAGTCCCAAAGGCGATGGGTTGGGAGGAATTGGTGGACAAGCTCAACTCTTTACCAGTACTAAAAGTGCTGAAACTACCTTAAACCGGGTTACCTGGACCTTAGTCGTGGTCTTTATGGCCTTAACAGTGGGTCTGAGTGCGGGATGGTTTAATCGGTAG
- a CDS encoding peptidase, protein MQRGSVHSGDRQLKQFSQGVWLGLGTIVLIVLSTSWLGPIAALESAQPPLVQIIPSGHLLAQPTTPSPPLPPLQVHSLPSTLASWRDRSNQGDYFDQIQPLPIGALIWSQFPIKVYVESPVTTISTGATAKPESPAQVWTRVVTQAVTEWQAYLPLQLIDRPEQADITIWRSPPPLTKGGPKPSDRNYRVRSAETRYELYAQQTGNTSPVLSHRCKIWLRPSQTAQYIQAAARHELGHALGLWGHSPLQTDALYFSQVRQPAAISPRDISTLKRVYQQPTRLGWRLPAAAAPLS, encoded by the coding sequence TTGCAGAGGGGTTCCGTGCATTCGGGCGATCGCCAACTCAAGCAATTTAGCCAAGGCGTCTGGCTGGGCTTAGGAACCATTGTGCTTATCGTACTCAGTACCTCCTGGCTTGGTCCCATTGCCGCCCTTGAGTCAGCCCAGCCGCCTCTAGTGCAGATAATTCCATCTGGGCATCTACTAGCTCAGCCAACAACTCCGTCTCCGCCCCTGCCGCCCCTACAAGTGCATTCCTTGCCAAGCACATTGGCGAGTTGGCGCGATCGCTCCAACCAGGGTGACTATTTTGACCAAATTCAGCCGTTACCCATCGGCGCTTTAATTTGGTCTCAGTTTCCGATCAAGGTTTACGTTGAGTCGCCAGTAACTACCATATCAACTGGGGCAACCGCAAAACCAGAATCTCCAGCTCAAGTCTGGACGCGGGTAGTGACCCAAGCAGTCACGGAATGGCAAGCTTATCTACCGTTGCAGCTAATCGATCGCCCAGAGCAAGCTGATATTACTATTTGGCGATCGCCGCCTCCTTTAACCAAAGGGGGGCCGAAACCGAGCGATCGCAATTACCGAGTCCGCTCCGCCGAAACCCGCTACGAACTTTATGCCCAGCAAACTGGTAACACCTCACCTGTGCTGTCTCATCGTTGCAAGATTTGGTTGCGTCCGAGCCAAACAGCTCAATACATCCAAGCAGCAGCCCGTCACGAACTAGGCCATGCTTTGGGGCTGTGGGGACATAGCCCGTTGCAAACCGATGCCCTTTATTTTTCGCAGGTGCGTCAGCCAGCAGCTATTTCTCCTAGAGATATCAGCACCTTGAAGCGAGTTTACCAGCAGCCCACCCGGCTAGGTTGGCGTCTACCTGCTGCCGCAGCACCCCTTAGCTGA
- a CDS encoding glycosyltransferase family 4 protein yields the protein MHIAWLGKKSPFCGNVTYSREVTNNLLDRGYQVSFLHFAQEEDTPAAWSDYQEVSIPFLYKSQVYTIPTLKSSKVLAQALRELKPDLVHASLTLSPLDFLLPEICAELDLPLVATFHPAFDRRRRLTSSTQHLTYQLYAPFLANYDSVIVFSDIQRDLLVRLGVSPDRVAVIPNGVDVQKYSPGPSRLKAELKAQQIYVYQGRIALEKNVESLLRGWKQANMGPECKLVIVGDGPLRPSLEPFYGPDAGIIWLGFEADEQRRIEILRGSDVFILPSFVEGLSLSLLEAMACGVACIATDAGADGEVLAGNGVSGDAGVILKPQGVHGQLRHILPMFRNLPELAALLGQKARQRVLERYTLNGNITQIEELYAQVLQRGRVQVGSRV from the coding sequence ATGCACATTGCTTGGCTTGGAAAAAAATCGCCCTTCTGCGGCAACGTTACTTATAGTCGGGAAGTTACCAATAATCTGCTAGATCGGGGATACCAGGTCAGCTTTCTGCACTTTGCACAGGAAGAAGACACTCCAGCAGCCTGGTCAGACTATCAGGAAGTCTCTATTCCCTTTCTTTATAAGTCTCAGGTTTACACCATTCCCACCCTCAAATCCAGCAAAGTTCTGGCGCAGGCGCTCCGGGAACTCAAGCCTGACCTAGTCCATGCTTCCTTAACGCTATCGCCTCTCGATTTTTTACTGCCAGAGATTTGTGCTGAGCTAGATTTGCCGTTGGTGGCTACTTTTCATCCCGCTTTCGATCGCAGGCGTAGACTAACTTCCAGTACTCAGCACTTGACCTACCAGCTCTACGCGCCTTTCCTAGCTAACTACGATAGCGTCATTGTCTTCTCTGATATTCAACGAGATTTGTTGGTGCGCTTGGGCGTTTCTCCCGACAGAGTGGCAGTGATTCCGAATGGAGTTGACGTTCAAAAATACTCCCCCGGTCCTTCCCGTCTGAAAGCAGAGCTAAAGGCCCAGCAAATTTACGTTTATCAAGGCCGCATTGCTCTAGAGAAGAACGTCGAGTCTTTATTGCGCGGCTGGAAACAGGCGAATATGGGGCCTGAGTGCAAGCTAGTCATTGTGGGAGACGGACCCCTAAGACCGTCACTAGAACCATTCTACGGTCCAGATGCAGGCATCATATGGTTGGGGTTTGAAGCCGATGAGCAACGTCGCATCGAGATTTTGCGCGGTTCAGATGTATTTATTCTGCCTTCTTTTGTAGAAGGGTTGTCGCTGTCCCTGCTAGAGGCAATGGCCTGTGGCGTTGCTTGTATCGCTACGGATGCTGGGGCAGACGGGGAAGTTTTAGCGGGAAATGGAGTGAGTGGGGATGCGGGTGTCATTTTGAAGCCTCAAGGCGTGCATGGACAATTACGCCACATTTTGCCCATGTTCCGTAACTTACCGGAACTGGCGGCTTTGCTAGGCCAAAAAGCTCGCCAACGCGTGCTAGAACGCTACACCCTCAATGGCAATATCACGCAAATAGAAGAGCTTTACGCCCAGGTATTACAGCGAGGGCGGGTCCAAGTTGGTAGCCGAGTTTAG
- a CDS encoding MFS transporter, which produces MMRLSDSDLQLLALPSLNHANSGMAHSEMEASNRYHSQQNGDRDADPEMGPAKYHSAHNRLSQEELAEITKTEQCKDVELDQGVEPNTSAGGLEGPNTLAGLAPLPGVSSLPTSNGSTSNGTSPNPESSTELSEDFEQGFLPVLKNRNFLALWSGQVFSQLADKVYLVLMIALIASRFQAEDQTISGWVSSIMIAFTIPAVLFGSVAGALVDRWPKKPVLVITNLLRGGLVLTLPPLLWISQGWAPLGGFPIGFGILLGVTFLVSTLTQFFAPAEQSVIPLMVERRHLLSANSLYTTTMMASVIIGFAVGEPLLAIADHLTAQISGGLNIGKELVVGGGYAIAGIILLMLRTGEKITVPEQASPHIWQDVREGLDYLRQQTRVRSALIQLVILFSIFAALAVLAVRLAEVIPGIKSSQFGFLLAAGGVGMAGGATILGQFGQRFSHNQLSLIGSIGMAASLLGLALFTHQLWPVLVLLTSLGGFAAIVGVPMQTTIQEETPEEMRGKIFGLQNNAINIALTLPLALAGVAETFLGLRAVFVSLALLAIAGGLLTWYISRTGSNPLANTDKS; this is translated from the coding sequence ATGATGCGATTGTCGGATTCTGATTTGCAACTGCTGGCTTTGCCATCCCTCAACCATGCCAATTCTGGGATGGCCCATTCTGAAATGGAAGCTAGTAACCGCTATCATTCTCAGCAAAATGGCGATCGCGATGCCGATCCGGAAATGGGTCCCGCGAAATACCATTCAGCTCACAATCGCCTCTCTCAAGAGGAGCTGGCAGAAATCACCAAGACAGAGCAGTGCAAAGATGTTGAACTTGACCAAGGCGTTGAACCAAACACATCTGCTGGCGGTCTTGAGGGGCCTAATACGCTCGCAGGATTAGCGCCTCTTCCAGGGGTCAGCTCCTTGCCCACTAGTAATGGCTCAACTAGCAATGGCACTTCTCCCAACCCTGAATCTTCTACCGAGCTATCAGAGGATTTTGAGCAGGGATTTTTACCAGTGCTCAAAAATCGTAATTTTCTAGCGTTGTGGAGCGGCCAAGTTTTTTCGCAATTGGCCGACAAAGTTTACCTAGTGCTGATGATTGCGTTGATTGCTAGCCGCTTTCAAGCTGAAGATCAAACCATCAGTGGTTGGGTGTCTTCGATTATGATTGCCTTTACCATCCCAGCCGTCTTGTTTGGGTCTGTCGCCGGAGCCTTAGTCGATCGCTGGCCTAAGAAGCCTGTGCTGGTAATCACCAATTTGCTTCGGGGAGGATTGGTCTTAACGTTGCCCCCGCTCCTATGGATTTCTCAAGGTTGGGCACCCCTTGGAGGCTTTCCTATCGGTTTTGGCATTTTATTAGGGGTCACCTTTCTCGTTTCCACCTTGACCCAGTTTTTTGCTCCGGCTGAGCAGTCAGTGATTCCCTTGATGGTGGAGCGGCGACATTTGTTATCCGCCAATTCCCTCTATACCACCACCATGATGGCCTCTGTGATTATTGGCTTTGCTGTGGGAGAGCCGCTGTTGGCGATCGCGGATCATCTTACGGCTCAAATTAGCGGGGGCCTAAATATTGGCAAAGAACTTGTCGTCGGTGGCGGCTATGCGATCGCCGGGATCATTTTGCTGATGCTGCGAACAGGTGAAAAAATTACTGTTCCCGAGCAAGCATCTCCCCACATTTGGCAAGACGTGCGTGAGGGACTAGATTACTTAAGGCAGCAAACCCGTGTCCGCAGCGCTCTCATTCAACTAGTCATTCTATTCTCAATTTTTGCGGCTCTAGCCGTGTTGGCAGTCCGTTTAGCAGAAGTGATTCCAGGGATTAAATCTTCCCAGTTTGGTTTCCTACTCGCTGCTGGCGGTGTCGGCATGGCAGGTGGAGCCACAATTTTAGGGCAGTTTGGGCAACGCTTCTCTCACAATCAGTTGAGTTTGATTGGTTCGATTGGCATGGCAGCTTCCCTGCTCGGCTTAGCTCTATTTACCCATCAGCTTTGGCCAGTCTTGGTACTACTTACCTCACTGGGTGGTTTTGCTGCCATTGTAGGGGTGCCGATGCAAACCACGATTCAAGAAGAAACGCCTGAAGAAATGCGTGGCAAGATTTTTGGCTTGCAAAATAATGCAATTAATATTGCCTTGACTTTACCGCTTGCCTTAGCTGGGGTGGCGGAGACATTTTTGGGTCTGCGGGCTGTATTTGTCAGCTTGGCACTGTTGGCGATCGCAGGAGGGCTCCTGACCTGGTATATTTCCCGTACAGGATCAAATCCGTTAGCCAACACTGACAAATCATAG
- the recO gene encoding DNA repair protein RecO, whose translation MSRTYKAIGINLKGAPLGESDRLLTVLTREHGLIRVVAPGARKHHSKLGGRSGLFVVNELLISKGRSLDKITQAETLESYPGLSQDLAKLTASQYLAELVLCQALSDQPQEELFCLFNEHLCRLESLSSSSAGNGLASFGVLAHLAQAVFHLLALAGVAPQVQTCCVTQRPLTPDLNDDNWRIGFNMAAGGAIDLAELEHLGEGARVPSRTKNAGFQTAKGTQGNTSKPILRDRHTSTVTAMAPSTGQAIAPAAANYHVVNHQQKSSVPSLQLNAVELSLLQHLAQPELLQLDAFSLELEQNAFNTSAYQAAWLKVERILRQCAQYHFDRPIRSAALIDTCFLSVPTAP comes from the coding sequence ATGAGTCGAACTTATAAAGCCATTGGAATTAATCTCAAGGGTGCTCCTCTCGGCGAGTCCGATCGCTTGCTCACTGTCTTGACACGGGAACATGGGTTGATTCGGGTTGTGGCACCAGGGGCACGCAAGCACCACTCCAAACTGGGGGGGCGCAGCGGCTTGTTTGTCGTGAACGAATTACTGATTTCAAAGGGGCGATCGCTCGATAAAATTACACAAGCAGAAACCTTGGAATCCTATCCAGGTTTAAGCCAAGACCTAGCTAAGTTAACTGCCAGTCAGTACTTAGCAGAGCTGGTTCTCTGTCAGGCCTTGAGCGATCAACCTCAAGAAGAGTTATTTTGCCTATTCAACGAACACCTTTGTCGCTTAGAAAGTTTATCCAGTAGCAGTGCAGGCAACGGTTTAGCATCGTTTGGTGTGTTGGCCCACCTAGCTCAAGCGGTCTTTCATTTACTCGCTTTGGCAGGGGTCGCACCCCAGGTACAAACCTGCTGCGTGACTCAACGTCCTCTCACTCCAGACCTAAACGACGATAACTGGCGGATTGGCTTCAACATGGCTGCGGGTGGCGCAATTGATTTGGCAGAACTAGAGCATTTAGGCGAAGGTGCTAGAGTACCGTCTCGCACTAAAAACGCTGGATTTCAGACTGCTAAAGGCACTCAGGGCAACACCTCAAAACCAATCCTGCGCGATCGCCACACGTCTACTGTAACTGCGATGGCTCCATCTACAGGTCAGGCGATCGCTCCTGCCGCTGCCAACTACCACGTTGTCAATCATCAGCAAAAATCTTCCGTTCCCAGTCTCCAGCTCAACGCAGTCGAACTATCTCTCCTGCAACACCTGGCTCAACCTGAACTCCTTCAGTTAGATGCATTCTCTCTAGAGTTAGAGCAAAATGCCTTTAACACCTCGGCTTATCAAGCTGCCTGGCTGAAAGTTGAGCGGATTTTACGCCAGTGCGCTCAGTATCATTTCGATCGCCCGATTCGCTCCGCCGCCTTGATTGATACCTGTTTCCTGTCTGTGCCAACTGCTCCCTAA